From a region of the Rhodococcus sp. 4CII genome:
- a CDS encoding VIT family protein — protein sequence MSAENAERAEPARHPGEPHTPSLASRLNWLRAGVLGANDGIVSTAGLVVGVAAATTARSAIFTAGFAGLAAGAVSMALGEYVSVSTQRDTERALLSKERRELAETPDAEFEELVGMYEAKGLRDETARMVARELTDHDAFAAHVDIELGIDPDDLTNPWQAAASSALSFTLGALIPLLAILLPPVHLRIPVAFVAVLVALALTGTVSAALGGAKRTRAVLRVVLGGALAMIVTYGVGQLVGTGIS from the coding sequence ATGTCAGCTGAGAACGCCGAACGTGCCGAACCCGCACGGCATCCCGGCGAACCGCACACACCCAGCCTGGCGAGCCGCCTCAACTGGCTGCGGGCCGGTGTCCTCGGGGCCAACGACGGAATCGTCTCGACCGCCGGTCTGGTCGTCGGGGTGGCCGCGGCCACGACCGCGCGATCGGCGATTTTCACCGCCGGGTTCGCGGGCCTCGCGGCCGGGGCGGTGTCGATGGCCCTGGGTGAATACGTGTCGGTGAGCACCCAGCGCGACACCGAACGCGCCCTGCTGTCGAAGGAACGTCGCGAACTCGCCGAGACCCCCGACGCCGAGTTCGAGGAACTCGTCGGAATGTACGAGGCGAAGGGTCTGCGGGACGAGACCGCCCGGATGGTGGCCCGGGAACTCACCGATCACGACGCGTTCGCCGCCCACGTGGACATCGAATTGGGCATCGACCCGGACGATCTGACCAACCCGTGGCAGGCCGCGGCGTCGTCGGCGCTGTCGTTCACACTCGGCGCCCTGATTCCGCTGCTCGCCATCCTCTTACCGCCTGTGCACCTGCGTATTCCGGTGGCGTTCGTCGCGGTGCTGGTGGCGTTGGCGCTGACGGGCACCGTCAGCGCCGCTCTCGGCGGTGCCAAGCGCACCCGGGCCGTGCTCCGGGTCGTGCTGGGTGGGGCGCTCGCGATGATCGTCACGTACGGAGTCGGGCAGCTGGTGGGGACGGGCATCTCCTGA
- a CDS encoding universal stress protein, protein MSTPASHSVVVGLDGSDASTAAALWGAAVASKWGATLSLVHALPQDGPLYSPAAIMLESQFLSQLREDGEAIIETAKRLLGPKFPGLDIETTISPGPAGTALLESADWARLIVLGSTGTGAFRSVLLGSTALHVANRAGCPVTVLRGDVSIPDQRPVVVGVDGSDLSRDAVAHAFEVASFFEAPLVAVHTWQGSPTLGAGGTGMLVDWDAVKQEEEALLSESLAGESERYPDVSVTKVAEQGAAADVLLRHASDAQLIVVGSHGRGPLLGALMGSTSQNLLHHATCPVMICRNE, encoded by the coding sequence GTGAGCACACCCGCCAGTCATTCCGTCGTCGTCGGCCTGGACGGATCCGACGCCTCCACCGCCGCCGCACTGTGGGGCGCCGCAGTCGCGTCGAAGTGGGGCGCCACGCTGTCTCTCGTCCACGCGTTGCCGCAGGACGGCCCGCTGTACAGCCCCGCCGCGATCATGCTGGAATCACAATTCCTGAGCCAGCTCCGGGAGGACGGCGAGGCCATCATCGAGACGGCGAAGCGACTGCTGGGACCGAAGTTCCCCGGCCTGGACATCGAGACGACCATCAGTCCCGGGCCGGCCGGCACCGCGCTGCTCGAATCGGCCGACTGGGCCCGGCTGATCGTGCTCGGATCGACGGGAACGGGAGCATTCCGTTCGGTCCTGCTCGGCTCGACGGCGCTGCACGTGGCCAACCGCGCGGGGTGCCCGGTGACGGTTCTGCGGGGCGACGTCTCCATCCCGGACCAGCGGCCGGTGGTGGTCGGTGTCGACGGCAGCGACCTCAGCCGCGACGCGGTGGCGCACGCATTCGAGGTCGCGTCGTTCTTCGAGGCCCCGCTGGTCGCCGTCCACACGTGGCAGGGCTCCCCGACCCTCGGCGCGGGCGGCACCGGCATGCTCGTCGACTGGGACGCGGTGAAGCAGGAGGAGGAGGCGCTGCTCTCCGAGAGCCTTGCCGGTGAATCGGAACGGTATCCGGACGTGTCCGTGACGAAGGTGGCCGAGCAGGGCGCCGCGGCCGACGTCCTCCTCCGGCACGCGAGCGATGCCCAGCTGATCGTCGTCGGCAGCCACGGCCGAGGACCACTGCTCGGCGCGCTGATGGGCTCGACCAGTCAGAATCTGCTCCACCACGCCACCTGCCCGGTCATGATCTGCCGGAACGAGTGA
- a CDS encoding SDR family NAD(P)-dependent oxidoreductase — protein sequence MATHPTSTPRRRCAALVTGGTGGIGSAVARQLAALGHDVTITYRSHADVAADLVGELEGRGVAAQAFSADLTDEPRVASVVKQTVEHFGGLGILVHAAGPHIPMIHLSDIAPRDYAEHLEQEAVAFFTVVKAALPALRESSGSVVAVTTAATSRFPVRDGLSPGTKGAIEQLVKGFAAEEGRYGVRFNSVGPGMLTDGMAERLISSEELDQRALDAAMSRIPLRRFGTAADVAEAVCFLAGDRAGFVTGQKLDVDGGYTV from the coding sequence ATGGCGACACACCCCACCAGCACCCCCCGACGTCGCTGCGCCGCACTGGTCACGGGCGGCACCGGCGGCATCGGATCCGCCGTCGCCCGGCAACTCGCAGCGCTCGGCCACGACGTCACCATCACCTACCGGTCCCACGCCGACGTCGCCGCGGACCTCGTCGGCGAACTGGAAGGCCGGGGCGTCGCCGCGCAGGCCTTCTCCGCCGACCTCACCGACGAGCCCCGCGTCGCGAGCGTCGTGAAGCAGACCGTCGAGCACTTCGGCGGCCTCGGGATCCTCGTGCACGCCGCCGGTCCGCACATTCCGATGATCCACCTGTCCGACATCGCTCCCCGCGATTACGCCGAGCACCTCGAACAGGAGGCGGTCGCATTCTTCACCGTCGTCAAGGCCGCGCTGCCCGCGCTGCGCGAGTCGTCCGGTTCCGTCGTCGCCGTCACGACGGCGGCCACCAGCCGCTTCCCGGTGCGCGACGGACTCTCCCCCGGCACCAAGGGGGCGATCGAACAACTCGTCAAAGGCTTCGCCGCCGAAGAGGGCCGCTACGGCGTCCGCTTCAACTCGGTGGGGCCCGGCATGCTCACCGACGGCATGGCCGAGCGGCTGATCAGCTCCGAGGAACTCGACCAGCGCGCGCTGGACGCCGCCATGAGCCGGATACCGCTGCGACGGTTCGGCACCGCAGCCGACGTCGCGGAGGCGGTCTGCTTCCTCGCGGGCGACCGGGCCGGTTTCGTCACCGGACAGAAGCTCGACGTCGACGGCGGATACACGGTCTGA
- a CDS encoding CYTH and CHAD domain-containing protein — MSTATSLSEVERKYEATSEQQLPTFSGLPGVDGEPRRDIVQLSALYYDTGELLLLRAGITLRRREGGDDAGWHLKIPAGADERTELQLAPDTELPETEVPGEFAELLTAVTRGAALNPVALISTDRDRQRLVDAAGTTLAEVVSDVVIAAVPDAGTGSDERVWREIEVELAAGDRKLFDAIDSRLTDAGIARSDAPSKLRRALGDAAGGTSRPARAKKGSAPRKLLLDYLAAQKDSLVTADLGVRRDLEESVHDLRVAARRIRSILQVYGPSLRDQETVDELIVELRWVGQALGAARDTEVQWSRLVDRLGHAEEIPGREVVRARLDEYFSGLAATARPAALAALNSQRYLDLLAGLDTFLAAVESSEGSGPPKKAVRKSLRSLSKSVRKRVRKAAAATTRDERDELTHRARKRAKRMRYALESTRSLAPKASDRAHKKFKGFQDVLGEYQDAVVAREHILAMVAEDQHSAESSLGLGMLLQRELDRGDTLAPQLKPEWKSAKKVARKVWK, encoded by the coding sequence ATGAGTACCGCGACGTCCCTGTCCGAAGTGGAACGCAAGTACGAAGCCACATCCGAGCAGCAACTCCCGACCTTCTCGGGGCTGCCGGGTGTCGACGGCGAACCTCGACGCGACATCGTTCAGCTGTCCGCCCTGTACTACGACACGGGCGAACTCCTGCTGCTCCGTGCCGGAATCACCCTCCGCCGGCGGGAAGGCGGCGACGACGCCGGCTGGCACCTGAAGATCCCGGCCGGCGCGGACGAGCGGACCGAGTTGCAGCTGGCACCCGACACCGAGCTCCCCGAGACGGAGGTGCCCGGAGAATTCGCGGAGCTGCTCACGGCCGTCACGCGCGGCGCCGCACTGAACCCGGTCGCGCTCATCAGCACCGACCGCGATCGGCAGCGGCTCGTGGACGCGGCGGGAACGACGCTCGCCGAGGTCGTCTCGGACGTCGTGATCGCCGCCGTCCCCGATGCGGGAACCGGATCCGACGAGAGGGTGTGGCGCGAGATCGAGGTCGAACTCGCGGCCGGCGACCGAAAGCTGTTCGACGCCATCGATTCCCGGCTGACCGATGCCGGCATCGCGCGGTCGGACGCGCCGTCGAAGCTGCGGCGGGCGCTCGGCGACGCGGCGGGTGGAACCTCGCGGCCCGCGCGCGCGAAGAAGGGGTCCGCTCCGCGGAAGCTGCTGCTCGACTACCTGGCGGCGCAGAAGGATTCTCTCGTGACGGCCGACCTCGGCGTGCGGCGCGACCTCGAGGAGTCCGTGCACGACCTCCGGGTCGCGGCCCGGCGCATCCGGAGCATCCTGCAGGTGTACGGGCCAAGCCTGCGCGACCAGGAGACCGTCGACGAGTTGATCGTCGAACTCCGCTGGGTCGGCCAGGCCCTCGGCGCGGCCCGGGACACCGAGGTGCAGTGGAGCCGGCTCGTGGATCGGCTGGGCCACGCCGAGGAGATACCCGGCCGTGAGGTCGTGCGGGCGCGTCTCGACGAATACTTTTCGGGGCTCGCCGCGACCGCCCGCCCCGCGGCCCTGGCGGCGCTGAACTCGCAACGTTACCTCGACCTGCTCGCCGGACTCGACACGTTCCTCGCCGCTGTCGAGTCGTCCGAGGGCTCGGGTCCGCCGAAGAAGGCCGTCCGGAAATCCCTGCGCTCCTTGTCGAAGTCCGTTCGCAAGCGCGTCCGGAAGGCCGCGGCCGCGACCACCCGGGACGAGCGCGACGAGCTGACGCACCGAGCGCGCAAGCGCGCCAAGCGAATGCGCTATGCACTCGAGTCGACGCGATCGCTGGCACCGAAGGCCTCCGACCGCGCACACAAGAAGTTCAAGGGCTTCCAGGATGTCCTCGGCGAGTACCAGGACGCCGTCGTCGCCCGGGAGCACATCCTCGCGATGGTCGCGGAGGATCAGCACTCGGCCGAGTCGAGTCTGGGCCTCGGCATGCTGCTCCAGCGCGAACTCGATCGCGGCGATACCCTGGCGCCGCAACTGAAGCCCGAGTGGAAGTCCGCGAAGAAGGTGGCCCGAAAAGTCTGGAAGTAG
- a CDS encoding pseudouridine synthase, which yields MPDAPLPVRDGLNPTRLRMPDVGSWSTVLEYLVARFPHDEIRLREKVGASEVVDERGLPITAGTPFAPRRFVYLYRDPPVEKRVPFEIEILHRDENLLVVDKPHFLASTPRGAYVAESALVRLRRDLDLPELTPAHRLDRLTAGVLIFTVRREVRRDYQSLFDQRRVVKEYEAVARHDPDLVLPATVRSRIVKERGVLKAYEVDGPANSESRIELLEVCGDAARYRLLPHTGKTHQLRVHMSALGIPIHGDNFYPDFYDVAADDYSTPLCLLARSVEFVDPISGDGRRFASRRTLDWPT from the coding sequence GTGCCCGACGCCCCACTTCCCGTCCGCGACGGCCTCAACCCGACGCGCCTGAGGATGCCGGACGTCGGCTCGTGGTCCACCGTGCTCGAGTACCTGGTCGCCCGATTTCCGCACGACGAGATCCGCCTCCGCGAGAAGGTCGGCGCGTCGGAGGTGGTCGACGAGCGCGGGCTGCCGATCACCGCGGGCACACCGTTCGCGCCCCGCAGGTTCGTGTATCTGTACCGGGATCCGCCGGTCGAGAAGCGGGTGCCGTTCGAGATCGAGATCCTCCACCGCGACGAGAACCTCCTCGTGGTCGACAAACCTCATTTCCTGGCCAGCACTCCGCGCGGCGCCTACGTGGCCGAGTCGGCGCTGGTCCGGTTGCGCAGAGACCTCGACCTGCCGGAACTGACGCCCGCGCACCGACTCGACCGGTTGACCGCCGGGGTGCTGATCTTCACCGTGCGACGTGAGGTCCGGCGCGACTACCAGTCGCTGTTCGATCAGCGACGGGTGGTCAAGGAGTACGAGGCCGTCGCCCGTCACGACCCCGATCTCGTGCTGCCCGCCACCGTCCGCAGTCGAATCGTCAAGGAGCGGGGGGTATTGAAGGCGTACGAGGTGGACGGTCCGGCCAACAGCGAGAGCCGGATCGAACTCCTCGAGGTGTGCGGCGACGCGGCCCGGTACCGGTTGCTGCCGCACACCGGCAAGACGCACCAGTTGCGGGTGCACATGAGTGCGCTCGGCATCCCGATCCACGGCGACAACTTCTACCCCGACTTCTACGACGTTGCCGCCGACGACTACTCGACGCCACTGTGCCTGCTGGCCCGATCCGTCGAGTTCGTCGACCCGATCTCGGGGGACGGTCGCCGCTTCGCGAGCCGGCGCACCCTCGACTGGCCGACCTGA